The genomic stretch CGAGAACAAGCGCGACGAGCAGCACCCGTTCGCTTTCATGGCCAGTTATGTCAGCCATCTCTCGGCACAGGGTCGGCTTCAGCATCTTCCGATGGCTAAAGCGCTGCAGGAGTACGCCGGGGCGAAGAACCGCCAGGCGCTGATCGCGCTGCTGTCGCCGATCCAGGCGGCCAGCGAGAAGATCGCCCTTGTGAAAGCGCTGGTGGATTCCGGCGACATCTACCGCCCGCTGGCCTGGACGCCGCGTCAAGCGCACGCTTTCCTGCAGGAGATTCCGGCGATGGAAGACGCCGGTTTGGTCGTGCGCGTGCCTGACTGGTGGAAAGCCAAACGCCCGCCCCGCCCGGTTGTCAACGCGACCATCGGCAAGGCCAAGACAGCGGCGCTGAACGCCGATGCGCTGCTGGACTACAGCGTTGACGTCTGCCTCGACGGGCAGTCGCTCAGCGAGGAGGATATCCAGGCGCTGCTTGCGGACGAGGAAGGCCTCGTGCGGCTCAAGGGGCAGTGGGTGGAAGTGGATCGGGCGAAGCTTTCCGCCGCACTGGAACACTGGAAAGGCATCGAGCAGCGGGTGCGCGACGGCGGGTTGACGTTCTTTGAGGGCATGCGGTTGCTGTCGGGCGTGGGCGCCGGCGACGGCGCCGAAGACGCGCCCCAACAGTCGCTGGAGCAGTGGAGCCGCGTGACCGCCGGAGCGTGGCTGGCCGAGACGCTGGAGGCTCTTCGCAATCCGCAGCGCCTTGATGGCGGCGCCCCGCGCGACCTCAAAGCCACGCTGCGACCTTACCAGCACGTCGGGATGCGCTGGCTCGAGTTCCTGTCGCAACTCAAGCTTGGCGCGTGCCTGGCTGACGACATGGGGCTGGGCAAGACGGTGCAGGTGCTGGCGCTGCTGCTGGAGGTCCGCTCGCGGCGGCAGAGCGGCGAGCCCTTGTCCCCCAGCGTGCTGGTGGTTCCGGCGTCGCTGATCGCCAACTGGCGGACCGAGATCGAGCGATTCGCTCCCTCGCTGGAGGCGTGGGTTGCCCACCCCAGCGAACAGCCGGACTGCATGAGCGACCCCGGCGCGGCGCTGGACCGCCAGGACCTGGTCATCACCACGTACGGCATGGCCGCCCGCCTGGAGTGGCTGCTGCGGCGGCAGTGGAACCTGGTCATCCTCGACGAAGCCCAGGCGATCAAGAACTCCGGCACGCGGCAGACGCGGGCTGTCAAGGAACTTAAAGCCGCGGCGCGAATCGCCTTGACCGGTACGCCGGTGGAGAACCGCTTGGGGGACCTGTGGTCGCTGTTTGACTTTCTCAACTCGGGCTTGTTGGGTTCCGCAAAGGAGTTCGGGCAATACGCCAAAGCCCTCGAGCAGCGGCAGCGCAATTCCTACGCGCCGCTGCGATCGCTTGTTCAGCCATACATCCTCAGGCGACTCAAGACCGACAAGAGCGTCATCGCCGACCTGCCGGACAAGACCGAGATGAAGATGTACTGTGGCCTGAGCCCGCGGCAGGCGGCGATCTATGAGCAGTCGGTCAAGGAGCTTTCGACGTTGCTGGAGATCAGCGCGGGAATCGCCCGCAAGGGGGCCGTGCTGTCGTTCCTGATGCGGCTTAAGCAGATCTGCAACCACCCCTCGCAGTGGCTGGGCGACAACGCCTACGCGGCGGCCGACAGCGGCAAGTTCCAGCGCCTGGCGGACATCTGTCAGGAACTGGCCCAGCGGCAGGAGAAGGCCCTGATCTTTACGCAGTTTCGCGAGATCGCCGACCCGTTGGCGGGGCATCTGCAGGGCGTCTTCGGGCGAGAGGGGCTGGTGCTGCACGGCCAGACGCCCGTGGCCAGGCGTCGCGAGATGGTGGATGCCTTCCAGCAGGAGGATGGTCCGCCGTTCTTCGTGCTGTCACTCAAAGCCGGCGGGGTCGGCCTGAACCTGACAGCCGCGACGCACGTGATTCATTTCGACCGCTGGTGGAACCCGGCGGTGGAGAACCAGGCGACGGATCGCGCGTTCCGCATCGGGCAGAAGCGCAACGTCCTGGTCCACAAGTTCATCTGCCGCGGAACTGTGGAGGAGAAGATCGACGAGTTGATCGAGAGCAAGGTCAGCCTGGCCAACGACCTGCTGGGCAAGGGCGGCGCCGAGCGGATGTTGACCGAGATGAGCAATGACGAATTGCTGCGGTTCGTCGCGTTGGATATATCAAAGACTTCCGAGGTCTGACGCCCAAGAGGTATAATCCGCCGATCCATTGAAAGGAGTTATGGTGAGTTACTACGGCTTTGCCCCTTACGTACCCGTCGCTCGCCGGCGCGCCAATGCCAGGCGGGAAATGGCCAAGCTCGCCAAGAAAGGCCATGTAATCGCGCCGGTGGTTATTGAAGGGCGGAAGATTGCCACCACCTTCTGGGGCAAGGCGTGGTGCGAGAACCTCGAGTCGTACAGCGACTACGCGAACCGCCTCCCGCGCGGGCGCACCTACGTGCGCAATGGGTCCGTTGTGCATCTGGAAATTAAACCCGGACATGTCACGGCGAAGGTCAGCGGATCGAGCCTCTACACCATCGACGTCAAGATCAAGCCGCTGAGCAAGCCCCGCTGGCAGACCCTAGCGCCCTGTGCGCGGGAAAGATCGCTTCGGTGCTGGAACTGCTCCAGGGGCGGCTTTCTCAAGGCGTCATGGAGATCATCACCCACCGCGACAACGGCTTGTTCCCCGACCCGCCGGAGATATCGCTGCAGTGCTCGTGCCCCGACTGGGCGGACATGTGCAAGCATGTAGCGGCTGTTCTCTACGGCGTGGGGGCTCGTCTGGACAAGAAGCCGGAACTGTTGTTTGTCCTACGTAACGTGGACCACCTGGAACTGGTCGAACAGGCGGCCGCGGGCCAATCGCTGGCATCCGCGGCGGACTCGGGAAGCAAAACGATTGCCGACGCGGACCTGTCCGATGTATTCGGCATCGAGATTGATGGATCGCAACCTTCGCCCGTGCCGTCCGTTGTCAAAGGGAAGGTTGAAGATGGAAAACGCAAGAGCAAGAAGGCGACGAGCCGTACCAAGGTCACGAAGAAGCGAGTGAAGGCCAAGCGGAAGGCACGGAAGGACTAGTCAGTCGCGGATATGCACCACGCTGGCGTCGATGGTCAGGCGGCCTTGGGCGAAGAGCGAGATAGCCTTGGGATACGCCTGGCATTCGGCTTCGAAGACCCGCGCGGCCAGGGCGTCTGGAGTGTCGCCTTCTTCGACGGGCACGCATTTCTGCACGATGATGGGGCCGCGATCGTACTCGTTGGTCACGAAATGCACGGTGCAGCCGGAGACTTTGCACCCGGCGGCCAGCACCGCTTCATGCACGTGGTGGCCGTACATTCCGTGGCCGCCGAAGGACGGCAGCAGGGCGGGGTGGATGTTCATGACGCGCCCCTGGTAGTGCGGCGGCACGTGCCAGAGTGAGAGGAAGCCGGCTTGGACGACAAGGTCGACGTTGGCGGCGTCGAGTAGCTTGCAGATTTCGTCGGAGTACGCCTGCACATCGGGCATCTGCTTGTAGGGGATCAGGTGCGTGGGGATCTTCGACTGCTCGCCCAGGGCGATGCCGTTGCACGGGCGGCTGGCGATGACGACGACAACCTGGGCGTTGAGTTCGCCGCGGCCGATGCGGTCGAGAATGTTCGTCAGCGTCCGCCCGCCGCCGGAGAGAAGCACTCCGATGCGGATGCGGTTTGAACTGTCCTGTCGCGTATTCACGACAGGATTAAACAGCAAACGATGCTGCGCTGCAAGCGGCGTGGCGCGGGAACTACTTCGGTTCCTTTTTCTGGGCGTCCTTGAGGGTCTCTTCGGTGTAGTTCCACCCGGCGCGGCGCCCGATACGGAAGGTGCTGTCCTTGATGGGCGTGTCGAGGATCTTGATGTTGTTGAACAGGGCCGTCACCTCATTGCGGGCGTGATCGAGCGAAACGATCTTCACCGGCAGGTTGCGAGCCGGGTCGATCCACATCTCCAGGCGCGTGAAGGAGAGGTTCTTGGCCTGGTCCGCCCGGGGCATCAGGCGCAGGTATATGGTGCCTGCCGGTTCGCCGGTGCGCAGTTCGCGGGTGGTAGCGTCGAAAAGCTTCACCACGTCGGCGGCCTGCTGACCGAACGGCATGGGGAAGGGGCTCTTGCCCAGTTTCAGCGGTTGGGGCTTTTCGCCCTCGGCGACGACTTCGACGCAGTTGATCGTCTTGGTTCGTCCGCGCGCGAGGCAGAACCATCTGCCATCGAAGGCGTAGTCGACTTCTTCCTTGGCGGCAGGGCCCTTGCCTTGCGCCAAGGTGCGGAAGTTCACGCGGAACATCGCGCCCTTATCGCCGCTTTCCTTCTGATACAGCACGTTGCCGGTTCGGACCTCGGTGTCGCCGAGCTTGCGGTTGAGAACGGTGTAGTTCAGGTCGCATTCGAGGGCAGTGTAGTCGGCTTTCTCCAGCATCTGGAGAACGGCCATGGCTCGCGGATCGGTGGCGCGCGTCGCCGGGGCCGAGGCGGGTCCCGCGGCGGCCTGCTGGGCGGCGGAGGGGCGCGGCGAGGCGGCGAAGGCGGCGATCAGCGCCAATGCCAGCGACACGATTGCAATGCGATTGATCATCAGAGGGTCTCCCGGGTTATTCGGCGGGCGGGCCGCCACAGCAGCGACTTCATCAGCTTTAATAATACCATTACGACCGCGGCCGCCAAAAGGCTTACAGGCGCGATCCACCCGAGTTCCTTGCCGAGAACGAAGGTCACGGCGGCGATGACGGCGTAGCGGATAAACCGCCCGACGAAGTTGCTGACTGCGAAGGGCACGCGCGGGTAGGCGTCGGCGACGGCAAGGATGCGCGCCACGTCGATGGGGATCGGTGCGATATTGAACAGCACCAGCAGTCCAAAGGGCGACTTGGCGAACCATCGCGAAGCCTTTTCGTACAACCGCGTGGAGCGGATTCTCGCGACGCGCCTGCTGCGGAAGATGAGCATGTAAATATGGTAGTCAGTCAGGTTGGCAACCGTCGAGCCCACGGCGCCGAGAACGCTTACCAGCAGCACCGTCACCACCAGGGGCAGGGCGTACGCGTCGTGTTGCGGCCCCAGGACAGCCGGGGCGAGTCCCGCCTGCTGCATCGCCAGCAACGAGGCGATGATGTTGACGTTCAGCGGAACGAACGTGCAGGCCACCGACACGTACAGCAAGTAGATGGCCAGCTTGAGGTCCCAGTCCATGGCGCGGAACTGCGTCGCGGCCCAGGTTTTGATCTGCACCCACGAACCGCCGGGCCATCCTGGCCAGGACCATTGCGCGTGACAGGCCACCAGCGCCACCAAGGCGAACAGTGCGGCCACCCACATGGCGTAGAAGACGAACCACCCCAGCACCGGCGGATGGGCGGTCCCGTCAGGGAGTTTCAATGATGCGTCCATCTTTCATCCCCACGACGCGGTCGGCCGCGGCGGCCGCCTCTGCCGAGTGCGTGATCATCACGATGGTCTGGTTCTGTTGGCGGTTGATCGTCTGGAAGAGTTTCAGCAGCGCCTCAGCGTTGGCCGAGTCGAGGTTGCCCGTCGGTTCGTCGGCCAGCAGCAGCTTGGGGCGGTGCGCCAGGGCTCTGGCGACGGCGACGCGCTGCTGCTCGCCGATCGACATCTGCGAAGGCTTTCGCCTCGCGACGTGCGAGATGTCCAGGGCCTCGAACAGTTCCGCCGCCCGCCCGTCGCGGGCGATCCCGCGCACCTTGAGCGAGATGGCGATGTTGTCCGCCGCCGAGAGCGTTCCCAGCAGGTTGAACCGCTGGAAAACAAACCCGATATCCTGCCGGCGGCGTAGTGTGCGGGCGGCGTTGGCGGTCGGCACGGGCAGCCCGTCCAGCAGCACCGTGCCCTCGTCGGGCACGGCCATCAGCCCCAGCACGTGCAGCAGGGTGCTCTTTCCGCAACCGGAGGGTCCCATGACGGCGATGAACTCCCCGCGTCGCACGTCCAGGTCCAGCCCGCGCAGCACGTCGGTTCGGGCGGCGCCTTTGCCGAAGCTCTTGCGCAGCCCGCGCCCTTCCAGGATGTAGTCGCCCGTGCTCATTCCAGTGCCAAGGCCTCGATCATGTCCACGCGTGCCGCCCGCCAGGCGGGGTACAGGGCGCTGATGGCCGCGCCGGCCGCCGCGGCGACCAGGGCAATAGCGATCCACTGCCAGGTGATGGTGATCGTCATCAGCGGGAGGAATCGCTCGATGGCCAGCTTGACGGCAAAGCTCAGGGCGATGCCGATGATCGCTCCGCCGGCCGCAAGCAGCATCGCCTCGCCCAGCACCTGTCGCAGGATAAACGCCCACCCCGCGCCGCAGGATTTGAGGATGGCGATCTCGCGCCGCTGCTGGAGCACCATCGTGTACAGCGTGATCATGGTGAACAGGAATGCGATTGCCACAGCGATCCCGTTGACGATGTTGATGTACGTGAACATCATCTTCCACGTGCGCAGCAGCATGCCGCGGTATTCGCTGATGCCCTTGACGTCGTTCTCGACAGTGGCCTCGATGGCCCGCGCCGCCGGCCCCGCGTTGACGCCGCGCTTGAGCTTGATGAAGATCAGCGTGCTGCGAGAAATGTTGCCGCTGCCGAAAAGGTACTGCGCCGTGCGGCGGGGCATGAAGACCCGCGTCATCGCCCCGGCCGGCACGATCCCCGTGACCGTCCATTGATGATTGGCGCCCGAGACGACATCGCCCACCCGGTAGCCCTCGACGGCCGCCAGACGCTCGTCAATTACGATCTCCAGCCCGTTGTGCTGCGGCGATGACAGGTCGGCCGGTTCGATGCTCAACTCCTCCGCGCGCTCAGTCAGGAGCTGCTGCTCGATCCACGCGGCGAAGCGGTTGTCGCGGTCGAAGAGGCGCCCTGCCGACAACCGCCGCCCGCCGGACAGCATGTCCCACTGGTGCGGGTCCACGCCGGCGACCATCTGGTTCTGGCGGCCGAACTTGACGTTGTCGGTGAAGACTGGAACGGCCCGCTCGACAATGTCGCCATGAGAGGCGAGGATGAGGCTGACCAGCTTGTCGCTCAGGGCCGAGCCGGACTTGTTCACGGCGTTGTCGCCCCAGCCTCTGGGGAAGACGATCAGATCGGCATCGACGGATTCCCATCGGTCGGCAACTTCGCCGACGGTGCCGCTGGCCAGCCCCGCCAGGGCGATCAGCATGCACACGCCCACGCCGATGCCCAGCGCCGACAGGACGCTGCGCAGCGAGTGGTGCAGGATGTTGGCCAGGGGCAGGTAGATCATGTGCGTCCCACCACGGAGTTCGAGCCCAGCAGGGCGGGCAGTTCGGCCAGGCTGGCGATGACGTGGTCGGCCCGATGGGCGAAATCGGGACGGCGGTCCGGGGCCAGCAGGACCGCCACGGCCCCGGCGGCCTTGGCGGCGATCAGGTCATAGAGGAAATCGCCCACGCAGATAGTGTAGTGCGGATCGATGCCGAGGTTACGGCAGGCCAGCAGAATCCCGTCGGGCTCGGGCTTGATCTTTGCGTCCTCGCGCGACATCGTCAGGTCGAACGCCAGGTCGGGGAAGCGCCCCAGGACGGTGCGCATCGCCGCGGCGGTGTTGCGGGTCAGCAGGGCGGTCTTGAGCCCCGCGGCGCGAATCCTTGCCAGCGTCACGGCGGCCCCGGGCATCAGACGGGCTCTGCGGGCAACGTCCAGCTCCTGTGCCTCCAGCCAGTCCGTGGCGTGCTGGCGACGGGGGGCGGGCATGGCGGCGATGGCCTCGATGATTCCCTCCTCGGCCGCGATATCCAGCCGCGCGCGGATGGCGTCGAAATCGAGCAGCGGCTCGACGATCGTGCCGTCCATGTCGAAGATCACGCCTTGGCAGGCCATGTTGCTCGCGCCGTTCATCGTCTGTCCAATTTACCCGCTGGAACGAGTGTTTAACATGATAGATTCTCAAGCTACAATGCCCTGGGTCATGAAGACGGACATCATCCATCACGACAGCCACGCTCAGATCGACCAGGCCGCCCTGCAAGGCGTGCAGGTGCTTCAGGCCGGCGGGCTGGTGGGCTTTGCCACCGAGACCGTCTACGGGGTGGCCGCCCTGGCGACGCTGCCCGACGCGATGGAGCGCCTTCGCATTCTCAAGGACCGCCCCAAGCGCCCCTTCAGCGTCCACATGGGCTCGCCCCAGGACCTGCGGCGGTACGTCACCGACGTGCCGCCCGACGCCCAGCGACTGATCGACCGCGCCTGGCCGGGTCCCGTTACGCTCGTGCTGCCGGCGGGGTCTCGTCTGGCCGATGGCTCCCTGCAGGAACGCGGGCTCTACGACGTCCTGTGCAGCGAAGGGACGATTGGCCTGCGCTGCCCGAGTTCAGCGCTGTCGCGGCGGATGCTCTCGCTTGCGGCTGAGCCGGTGGTGGCCTCGAGCGCGAACCTGGCCGGCGGGCGGTCGGCCACCACGGCCCAGGACGCGCTGGAGACCCTCGACGGAAGAATCGACCTGCTGATCGACTCCGGGCCCACTCGCTACGCCAAGGATAGCACCATCGTGCAGTTCTCATCCGCCGGCGGATGGAAAATGTTGCGAGAGGGCGTCGTGGACGAGGCGACGCTGGCCGAACTGACCAGCCGAACGATCCTGTTCATCTGCACGGGCAACACCTGCCGAAGTCCCATCGCCGAGGGCCTGGCCAGGATGATGCTGGCCGCAAAGCTCGGCTGCCGCTGCGAGGAACTCCCGCGCCGCGGCTATCGCGTGCTCTCGGCGGGCATCGTGGCGCCCGATGGCGCGAGGGCGACGCCCGAGGCGATCGACGCCGCCGCCGAACTCGGCGCCGACATCTCCGCCCATCGAAGCACAAGTTTGACTGGCGAGCTGGCCTCGTCGGCCGATATACTTCTGTGCATGTCGCCTATGCACGTGGACGAGGTTCGCCGCATCGCCCCGTCTGCCGTGAGCCGCACCGAATTGCTGGACGAAGACCAGCCGGTTTCCGACCCACTGGGCGGTGGGTCCGGTACATACCGCCAGGCGGCGCGGCAAATTGCCCGGGCGTTGGCCCAGCGCCTGGAAAAAGGACAACTATGAAAATCGCCATCGCCGCCGATCATCGCGGTCATGCCGTCAAAGAGATGGTCGCAGTCCTGCTGTCCGAACTCGGGCACGACGTCATCGACA from Planctomycetaceae bacterium encodes the following:
- a CDS encoding DEAD/DEAH box helicase, producing MSAVDADNPALRIALAVSPLGRPHVEVAAESDAAPALPAAVASRVEAAFVAGAPQGLLHLATAELQTPLPASLSYARDLARDYLACLCRASGLDTSAELPPVAAPPAEALAFRRLQAPPMTGLEYVSGEALAAWWTELDEFVRGEIRLFPGGAQAYLRQKNPLWRLVGRVTFHLAENKRDEQHPFAFMASYVSHLSAQGRLQHLPMAKALQEYAGAKNRQALIALLSPIQAASEKIALVKALVDSGDIYRPLAWTPRQAHAFLQEIPAMEDAGLVVRVPDWWKAKRPPRPVVNATIGKAKTAALNADALLDYSVDVCLDGQSLSEEDIQALLADEEGLVRLKGQWVEVDRAKLSAALEHWKGIEQRVRDGGLTFFEGMRLLSGVGAGDGAEDAPQQSLEQWSRVTAGAWLAETLEALRNPQRLDGGAPRDLKATLRPYQHVGMRWLEFLSQLKLGACLADDMGLGKTVQVLALLLEVRSRRQSGEPLSPSVLVVPASLIANWRTEIERFAPSLEAWVAHPSEQPDCMSDPGAALDRQDLVITTYGMAARLEWLLRRQWNLVILDEAQAIKNSGTRQTRAVKELKAAARIALTGTPVENRLGDLWSLFDFLNSGLLGSAKEFGQYAKALEQRQRNSYAPLRSLVQPYILRRLKTDKSVIADLPDKTEMKMYCGLSPRQAAIYEQSVKELSTLLEISAGIARKGAVLSFLMRLKQICNHPSQWLGDNAYAAADSGKFQRLADICQELAQRQEKALIFTQFREIADPLAGHLQGVFGREGLVLHGQTPVARRREMVDAFQQEDGPPFFVLSLKAGGVGLNLTAATHVIHFDRWWNPAVENQATDRAFRIGQKRNVLVHKFICRGTVEEKIDELIESKVSLANDLLGKGGAERMLTEMSNDELLRFVALDISKTSEV
- a CDS encoding SWIM zinc finger family protein; this encodes MLELLQGRLSQGVMEIITHRDNGLFPDPPEISLQCSCPDWADMCKHVAAVLYGVGARLDKKPELLFVLRNVDHLELVEQAAAGQSLASAADSGSKTIADADLSDVFGIEIDGSQPSPVPSVVKGKVEDGKRKSKKATSRTKVTKKRVKAKRKARKD
- the purN gene encoding phosphoribosylglycinamide formyltransferase — translated: MNTRQDSSNRIRIGVLLSGGGRTLTNILDRIGRGELNAQVVVVIASRPCNGIALGEQSKIPTHLIPYKQMPDVQAYSDEICKLLDAANVDLVVQAGFLSLWHVPPHYQGRVMNIHPALLPSFGGHGMYGHHVHEAVLAAGCKVSGCTVHFVTNEYDRGPIIVQKCVPVEEGDTPDALAARVFEAECQAYPKAISLFAQGRLTIDASVVHIRD
- a CDS encoding ABC transporter ATP-binding protein, encoding MSTGDYILEGRGLRKSFGKGAARTDVLRGLDLDVRRGEFIAVMGPSGCGKSTLLHVLGLMAVPDEGTVLLDGLPVPTANAARTLRRRQDIGFVFQRFNLLGTLSAADNIAISLKVRGIARDGRAAELFEALDISHVARRKPSQMSIGEQQRVAVARALAHRPKLLLADEPTGNLDSANAEALLKLFQTINRQQNQTIVMITHSAEAAAAADRVVGMKDGRIIETP
- a CDS encoding ABC transporter permease, with product MIYLPLANILHHSLRSVLSALGIGVGVCMLIALAGLASGTVGEVADRWESVDADLIVFPRGWGDNAVNKSGSALSDKLVSLILASHGDIVERAVPVFTDNVKFGRQNQMVAGVDPHQWDMLSGGRRLSAGRLFDRDNRFAAWIEQQLLTERAEELSIEPADLSSPQHNGLEIVIDERLAAVEGYRVGDVVSGANHQWTVTGIVPAGAMTRVFMPRRTAQYLFGSGNISRSTLIFIKLKRGVNAGPAARAIEATVENDVKGISEYRGMLLRTWKMMFTYINIVNGIAVAIAFLFTMITLYTMVLQQRREIAILKSCGAGWAFILRQVLGEAMLLAAGGAIIGIALSFAVKLAIERFLPLMTITITWQWIAIALVAAAAGAAISALYPAWRAARVDMIEALALE
- a CDS encoding HAD family phosphatase — translated: MNGASNMACQGVIFDMDGTIVEPLLDFDAIRARLDIAAEEGIIEAIAAMPAPRRQHATDWLEAQELDVARRARLMPGAAVTLARIRAAGLKTALLTRNTAAAMRTVLGRFPDLAFDLTMSREDAKIKPEPDGILLACRNLGIDPHYTICVGDFLYDLIAAKAAGAVAVLLAPDRRPDFAHRADHVIASLAELPALLGSNSVVGRT
- a CDS encoding L-threonylcarbamoyladenylate synthase, which translates into the protein MKTDIIHHDSHAQIDQAALQGVQVLQAGGLVGFATETVYGVAALATLPDAMERLRILKDRPKRPFSVHMGSPQDLRRYVTDVPPDAQRLIDRAWPGPVTLVLPAGSRLADGSLQERGLYDVLCSEGTIGLRCPSSALSRRMLSLAAEPVVASSANLAGGRSATTAQDALETLDGRIDLLIDSGPTRYAKDSTIVQFSSAGGWKMLREGVVDEATLAELTSRTILFICTGNTCRSPIAEGLARMMLAAKLGCRCEELPRRGYRVLSAGIVAPDGARATPEAIDAAAELGADISAHRSTSLTGELASSADILLCMSPMHVDEVRRIAPSAVSRTELLDEDQPVSDPLGGGSGTYRQAARQIARALAQRLEKGQL